A genomic segment from Nitrospira sp. encodes:
- a CDS encoding Lipopolysaccharide core heptosyltransferase I produces the protein MTDSLRRLLLIKPSSLGDIVHAMPTLTALRERFPQAEVAWLVKRQWAPLVEIIRGVDRVCAVEQGVRGWLRQVPALRAARFDLVVDLQGLFRSGAMAWLTGCGRRIGFANAREGGPLFYTDRVAVPTTSMHAVDRYLLVAEALGAERPAEPRFEFVDRPEDRQGLESLLAGAGVTPASPWIAMNVSARWETKRWPPRHFAEAADRLSQTRALPILFIGGPAERPDSQAVISLMRRKAVDLTGRTPVRLLPGLLRRAAVLVTNDSGPMHIAAAVGTPVVALFGPTDPLRTGPYGQGHLVLSHTVDCSPCFQRRCSRAVTLECLTGVRPEQVVHAVERQLDRSPRPRTS, from the coding sequence ATGACCGATTCCCTACGCAGACTCCTGCTCATCAAACCGAGTTCGCTCGGCGACATCGTACACGCGATGCCGACCTTGACCGCCTTGCGCGAGCGGTTTCCCCAAGCCGAGGTCGCCTGGTTGGTGAAGCGGCAATGGGCGCCGTTGGTAGAGATCATCCGCGGCGTCGATCGGGTCTGCGCGGTGGAGCAGGGGGTGAGGGGCTGGTTGAGACAGGTGCCTGCACTACGTGCGGCCCGCTTCGATCTCGTCGTCGATCTGCAAGGGCTCTTCAGGAGCGGCGCCATGGCTTGGTTGACCGGCTGCGGCAGGCGGATCGGATTTGCCAATGCTCGTGAGGGGGGGCCGCTCTTTTATACAGACAGGGTCGCGGTGCCCACGACCTCGATGCATGCGGTCGATCGATACCTGTTGGTGGCGGAGGCGCTCGGTGCGGAGCGTCCGGCTGAGCCGCGTTTCGAATTCGTCGATCGTCCGGAAGATCGACAGGGCCTGGAGAGCCTGCTTGCCGGAGCCGGCGTGACACCTGCCTCGCCCTGGATCGCCATGAACGTATCCGCCCGCTGGGAGACCAAGCGCTGGCCTCCGCGACATTTTGCCGAAGCGGCGGACCGGTTGTCTCAGACGAGGGCATTGCCGATCCTGTTCATCGGAGGGCCGGCCGAACGGCCTGACTCGCAGGCGGTGATCTCGCTTATGCGGAGGAAAGCGGTTGATCTCACGGGACGGACCCCTGTACGCTTGTTGCCCGGCCTGTTGCGGCGGGCTGCCGTGCTGGTGACGAACGATTCCGGGCCGATGCACATCGCTGCGGCGGTGGGGACTCCGGTGGTGGCCTTGTTCGGGCCGACCGACCCGCTCAGGACGGGACCCTACGGTCAGGGGCATCTTGTCCTGTCGCACACGGTGGACTGTAGCCCCTGTTTCCAACGGCGCTGTTCCCGCGCCGTCACCCTGGAATGTTTGACCGGAGTACGGCCGGAGCAGGTCGTTCACGCCGTCGAACGACAACTTGACCGATCACCGAGGCCACGAACGTCGTGA
- a CDS encoding Glycosyl transferase, group 2 family — protein MLFGPMKVAGAVEAVREGTVAVSHVPVSAVVIAYNDEPNMRACLESVTWADELIVVDSHSTDATERISREFTDKVYQHEFHGFGRLRNEAIAHAKHDWVFSLDTDERATPELRDEIRLVLDAGPEADAYFVPRKNYFLGRWIKHCGWYPDYRQPQLFRKSRLRYRDELVHESFDLDGTIGYLTAAALQFPFRDIDHYLAKQERYSDLMARRMVEQGRAFSWHQLLSHPCFTFLKMYIGRKGCLDGVPGLILSGLYAYYTFIKYARFWELQGEAALHGSPVAPVKQGHR, from the coding sequence ATGCTGTTCGGCCCCATGAAGGTCGCAGGGGCCGTCGAAGCCGTTCGAGAAGGAACTGTCGCTGTGAGTCATGTACCGGTTTCGGCCGTGGTCATCGCTTACAATGATGAGCCCAATATGAGGGCCTGCCTGGAGTCCGTGACCTGGGCGGATGAACTCATCGTGGTCGATTCTCACAGCACCGACGCCACCGAGCGGATCAGCCGCGAGTTCACCGATAAGGTGTACCAGCACGAGTTCCATGGGTTCGGGCGTTTGCGGAACGAGGCCATCGCGCATGCCAAACACGATTGGGTGTTCAGCCTGGATACGGATGAGCGGGCGACGCCGGAGTTGCGGGACGAAATCAGACTGGTGCTGGATGCCGGTCCGGAGGCGGATGCCTACTTCGTGCCCCGCAAAAATTATTTTCTCGGACGATGGATCAAACATTGCGGCTGGTATCCGGACTACCGACAGCCGCAGTTGTTCCGCAAGAGCCGCCTGCGCTATCGGGACGAACTGGTCCATGAGAGCTTCGACCTGGACGGAACGATCGGCTATCTGACCGCCGCCGCCCTGCAATTTCCGTTTCGCGACATCGACCATTACTTGGCGAAGCAGGAACGGTATTCCGACCTGATGGCGCGGCGGATGGTCGAGCAGGGGCGGGCCTTTTCATGGCACCAATTGCTGTCGCATCCCTGCTTCACGTTCCTGAAGATGTATATCGGGCGCAAGGGTTGTCTGGACGGGGTGCCGGGCCTCATTCTGTCCGGGCTCTATGCCTATTACACGTTCATCAAGTACGCGCGGTTTTGGGAACTGCAGGGCGAGGCGGCGTTGCACGGGAGTCCGGTCGCGCCGGTGAAACAGGGCCATCGCTGA
- a CDS encoding Glycosyltransferase, with product MRIGIDAASIVGDKGGVGWHTHHLLRALLALNEDVEYVGYLRPGSLRGGRLEGWPLHDRLRWVEAPKWVMPWRGAWDGLDLYHGPNFKMQTTGRSGGIVTIHDLWLARHPEYSRKLLGQAGSSRRARARALRARKVVTVSEFSAQEIATLYRIAREHVVVIHNGVSEEFVPEQDGQVMADLRRRWAIPAGGFILFVGGADPRKNHRVFLQAVAQVRSHLGGRAILLVGDEDHPRGSYRATAQELGVEQDVRCTGRLGREDLRRLYSFADLFVFPSRYEGFGMPVLEAMACGAPTITSSISSLPEVAGDAALLVDPDDVEALGKAMVRVLSDRPLREGMRQRGFERAKRFTWDDAAARTLELYRRLCA from the coding sequence ATGCGCATCGGGATCGACGCGGCCTCCATCGTGGGAGACAAGGGCGGCGTCGGCTGGCACACCCACCATCTTCTGCGGGCCCTGTTGGCATTGAATGAGGACGTCGAGTATGTCGGGTACCTCCGGCCCGGCTCCTTGCGAGGAGGCCGGCTCGAAGGTTGGCCGCTGCATGATCGCCTCCGTTGGGTGGAGGCGCCGAAGTGGGTGATGCCCTGGCGGGGTGCCTGGGACGGCCTCGATCTCTACCATGGCCCCAATTTCAAGATGCAGACGACGGGGCGGTCGGGCGGCATCGTGACCATCCATGATCTCTGGCTTGCGCGCCATCCGGAATATTCACGAAAACTGCTGGGGCAAGCAGGCTCGTCTCGGCGGGCCAGGGCCAGGGCCTTGCGGGCGCGGAAGGTGGTGACCGTGTCGGAGTTTTCGGCGCAGGAAATCGCGACCCTCTACAGAATCGCGCGCGAGCACGTGGTCGTCATCCACAATGGGGTCTCCGAAGAGTTCGTTCCGGAGCAAGACGGACAGGTGATGGCCGACTTGCGGCGACGTTGGGCCATTCCAGCCGGCGGATTCATCCTGTTCGTCGGGGGGGCCGATCCGCGAAAGAACCATCGCGTCTTTTTGCAGGCCGTCGCACAAGTCCGTTCGCACCTGGGAGGGAGGGCCATCCTCCTCGTGGGCGACGAAGACCATCCCCGAGGAAGCTATAGGGCGACGGCGCAGGAATTGGGTGTGGAACAAGATGTCCGTTGTACCGGACGTCTCGGCCGCGAAGACCTGCGGCGGCTCTATTCCTTCGCCGACCTGTTTGTCTTCCCTTCGCGTTATGAAGGGTTCGGCATGCCGGTCTTGGAGGCCATGGCCTGCGGGGCCCCGACGATTACGTCCTCCATCTCCTCGTTGCCGGAGGTGGCAGGTGATGCAGCCCTGTTGGTGGACCCGGACGATGTCGAGGCCTTGGGTAAGGCGATGGTCAGGGTGTTGTCCGACCGACCTCTCCGGGAGGGCATGCGGCAACGGGGGTTCGAACGGGCGAAGCGCTTTACGTGGGACGACGCGGCGGCCCGTACGCTGGAGTTGTATCGTCGGTTGTGTGCATAG
- a CDS encoding Glycosyl transferase, group 1, with translation MNIVIAESSRAVGGQELAVLLHAERLVTRGHRLLLVLEPDSPIMAMARERGLPVEPFVMQQWRLPVSLLAFRRLLKRERPEVVHVNSSRDSWIAALSARLVDPRPKVVRTRHISAPLTDNAATHLLYRRLFDMVIVTGGERNRQDLIRRDGLAPDRVAAFPIGLDVEYFSPAKPRHDIRAELGIPPGHTLVGLISYLRDYKGHRYFVEAAAKILKQRQGVAFLIVGEGPEEQNIRAQVERLGLTTEVRMLGFRDDLLDVFRSLDLFVIPTVEGDTIPQVLMQALAIGLPVVSTTIGSIPDVVADGESGFIVPPRDIDALADRICRLLGDPELRAAMGRRGRQTVERSYSLDRMVDELERVYRRVAAS, from the coding sequence GTGAACATTGTGATTGCGGAATCCAGCAGGGCGGTCGGCGGGCAGGAACTGGCCGTGCTGCTGCATGCCGAACGATTGGTGACACGAGGCCATCGCCTGCTGCTGGTCTTGGAGCCGGACAGTCCCATCATGGCGATGGCCAGGGAACGTGGCTTGCCGGTCGAACCCTTCGTGATGCAGCAGTGGCGTCTGCCCGTCTCACTCCTCGCCTTTCGACGATTGCTGAAACGGGAACGCCCGGAGGTCGTCCATGTAAACAGCTCGCGCGACAGTTGGATCGCGGCGCTGTCGGCGCGTCTGGTCGATCCGCGTCCGAAGGTCGTCCGCACGCGCCACATTTCCGCACCCCTCACCGACAACGCGGCGACGCATCTGTTGTACCGGCGCCTCTTCGACATGGTCATCGTGACCGGAGGGGAGCGGAACCGGCAGGACCTCATCCGGCGGGACGGATTGGCGCCGGACCGTGTGGCGGCCTTTCCCATCGGGCTGGATGTGGAATACTTTTCTCCCGCCAAGCCCCGACACGATATCAGGGCCGAACTCGGGATTCCTCCCGGCCACACACTCGTCGGGCTCATTTCCTATCTGCGGGACTACAAGGGGCATCGTTATTTCGTCGAGGCGGCGGCCAAGATCCTGAAGCAGCGGCAGGGCGTGGCCTTCCTCATCGTGGGAGAAGGGCCGGAGGAGCAGAACATCCGTGCTCAGGTCGAACGCCTTGGATTGACGACCGAGGTCCGTATGTTGGGGTTTCGCGACGACCTGCTGGATGTGTTCCGGTCGCTGGATCTCTTCGTGATACCCACGGTCGAAGGCGACACGATTCCACAGGTGTTGATGCAAGCGTTGGCGATCGGGCTGCCGGTCGTCTCCACGACCATCGGATCGATTCCCGATGTCGTGGCGGACGGCGAGTCGGGATTCATCGTGCCGCCTCGTGACATCGATGCCTTGGCCGACCGGATTTGTCGCCTCCTGGGCGATCCCGAGCTTCGCGCGGCGATGGGCAGGCGCGGCCGTCAAACGGTCGAACGGTCCTATTCGCTCGACCGGATGGTGGATGAGTTGGAGCGCGTCTATCGACGGGTGGCGGCGTCATGA
- a CDS encoding Lipopolysaccharide core heptosyltransferase III, which produces MVPVVCTNILVIKLRHIGDVLLSTPVLRALREAYPDARLTLLLNRGTEGVLTHNPDVNEVLCIEKGAWDAQLKFVQMLRRRAFDCVIDLTDGDRSAVISLATGAPVRVGFNAEHRWRGLFYSAVAKPRPTDRHRVDYDLCALRTLGLDPKPGMPALHVSQAEEQMVEAWLQENGLLPSDASPLLILLQPGARYSLKVWPHERFAQLADRLADTFSCRILLGGDQREREIAELVARNTRCAPKVAAGRFSLLQFAALMKRCALFVGNDGGAMHIAAAMGTPVVALFGPTYPRRWGPRGGPAQVIYKGLDCRACYHPTCLRGDDSCMQQITVDEVFDACVRSLKV; this is translated from the coding sequence ATGGTTCCTGTGGTCTGTACCAATATCCTGGTCATCAAGCTGCGACACATCGGCGACGTGCTTCTTTCGACGCCCGTGTTGCGGGCCTTGCGCGAGGCTTATCCCGATGCGCGGCTGACCCTGCTGCTCAACCGCGGAACCGAGGGAGTGCTGACGCACAATCCGGATGTGAACGAAGTCTTGTGTATCGAGAAAGGCGCTTGGGACGCTCAATTGAAGTTCGTGCAGATGTTGCGGCGTCGCGCGTTCGATTGCGTCATCGACCTAACCGACGGGGATCGATCGGCGGTCATCAGCTTGGCGACCGGCGCGCCGGTCAGGGTGGGATTCAATGCCGAACACCGTTGGCGGGGCCTCTTCTACAGCGCTGTGGCCAAGCCGCGCCCGACGGACCGGCATCGGGTGGATTATGATCTCTGTGCCCTTCGAACGCTGGGCCTCGACCCGAAACCCGGTATGCCGGCGCTGCATGTGTCGCAGGCGGAGGAACAGATGGTGGAGGCCTGGTTGCAGGAAAACGGCTTGTTGCCGTCGGACGCCTCGCCGTTGCTGATCCTGTTGCAGCCGGGGGCGCGTTACTCGTTGAAGGTTTGGCCCCATGAGCGCTTTGCCCAGCTGGCCGACCGCCTCGCCGACACGTTTTCCTGCAGGATTCTTTTAGGCGGTGATCAGCGGGAACGGGAGATTGCCGAGTTGGTGGCCCGCAACACGCGCTGTGCCCCCAAGGTGGCGGCGGGCAGGTTTTCCCTGCTCCAGTTTGCCGCACTGATGAAACGTTGTGCCCTGTTCGTCGGGAACGACGGCGGGGCGATGCACATTGCGGCGGCGATGGGGACTCCGGTGGTGGCGCTCTTCGGACCGACCTATCCGCGACGCTGGGGGCCGCGCGGTGGGCCCGCGCAGGTTATCTACAAAGGGCTGGATTGCCGGGCCTGCTACCATCCGACCTGCTTGCGCGGCGACGACAGTTGCATGCAACAAATCACGGTGGACGAAGTGTTTGACGCCTGTGTCCGGTCGTTGAAGGTCTAG
- a CDS encoding Glucose-1-phosphate thymidylyltransferase: MKGVVLAGGLGSRLLPLTKVTNKHLLPVYDKPMIYYPIQTLVNAGITEVMLVTGGNSAGDFLKLLGNGRDFGLKHLSYTYQQGEGGIADALRLAEHFADQGPVCVVLGDNLIQGNIAQAAEAFRAQKTGAKILLKEVKDPQRFGVPHLDGDRVLSIEEKPTQPKSSYAVTGIYFYDARVFDITKTLRPSGRGELEITDVNNAYIASGELTWNLLDGWWTDAGTIESLFAANQLVAQTGANRMEF; this comes from the coding sequence ATGAAGGGTGTCGTGCTTGCCGGCGGTCTCGGGTCCCGATTGCTGCCTCTCACCAAAGTCACGAACAAACATCTTTTGCCGGTCTACGACAAGCCGATGATCTATTACCCGATCCAGACGCTGGTGAACGCCGGCATCACGGAGGTCATGCTGGTGACGGGCGGCAACAGCGCCGGTGATTTTCTCAAGTTGTTGGGCAATGGCCGGGACTTTGGGTTGAAGCACCTCAGTTATACCTACCAGCAGGGGGAGGGAGGCATCGCCGATGCCTTGCGGCTGGCGGAGCATTTCGCCGACCAGGGGCCGGTCTGTGTCGTATTAGGAGACAATTTGATTCAGGGTAATATCGCCCAGGCGGCTGAGGCCTTCCGTGCGCAAAAAACCGGCGCCAAGATTCTCCTCAAGGAAGTGAAGGATCCGCAGCGGTTCGGTGTGCCGCATCTCGATGGTGACCGGGTGCTGAGTATCGAGGAGAAGCCGACACAGCCCAAGTCGTCCTACGCGGTGACCGGCATCTATTTCTACGATGCCCGCGTATTCGACATCACCAAGACCCTCCGGCCTTCCGGGCGAGGCGAACTGGAGATCACGGATGTCAACAACGCCTATATCGCCTCGGGAGAGTTGACCTGGAATCTGTTGGACGGCTGGTGGACGGATGCGGGCACGATCGAATCGCTTTTCGCGGCCAACCAGCTGGTGGCCCAGACCGGAGCGAACAGGATGGAGTTCTAG
- a CDS encoding Sulfatase, protein MMARWTEVRSSIRKSVLFWWILFVVMQTAERVFLLRDAIAQETPTFSLLLKTLAVGVRGDFITATFALLLGLAGAGAWALLINGWSRWRRAVRPFALSFTRALHVGCSLSGLVLFLLLCVDMGYYGFNRQHMDFVFLEYLGDLVSPAATPEETNVQAVKQTGAELEAGGKWATRVALFLAVQAIGIGLWWWTFSAAVVPALSRWRLGSGFQANALLCLCLVGGGAGFHPSGPYGIRIAHIGSTVYYTLAQNPILFASEALRVAWVSRGSMERRAGAEAMPYEEAVRTAQRLLGPDELFADQRYPLVRSITVAPDSIRLSKPANVMIIFLEGLDRRYLGQGYGEVRGTPFLDRLKDDSVFFENFFSNGVQTSRGLFATLCSTYPRHGASAMKTRYAHDYLCLPSLLQRRGYSTDMVIGQHRDLNRLQTFLSRNGLQQLLDESDFPPDAERAGLGIVDGALFDLCYERIKRRQAEGRPFFLATLTLTTHHPFTVPARHPEVRTLQQQVQDQYVAALRYTDLELERVFTKLVREGLLRNTVVVVLGDHGRHEPIGSTDVERKAGHFASPLLIWMDESLRAPATYRPRTVSTVASQVDIAPTLLALNGLLPAVAPFAGRDLTCTLVHDCLPDHVAYLTSVYDNLVGLAGREGLLLYSFLTETFQEAGLDFAPLPDHQEGERRLAALPLSGVDGVI, encoded by the coding sequence ATGATGGCGAGGTGGACCGAAGTGCGGTCGTCGATCCGCAAGAGCGTGCTCTTTTGGTGGATCCTGTTCGTCGTGATGCAGACGGCGGAACGGGTGTTCCTGCTCCGTGACGCGATCGCCCAGGAAACGCCGACCTTCTCCCTGCTACTGAAGACCCTCGCCGTCGGGGTGCGCGGAGATTTCATCACCGCGACGTTCGCGTTGTTGTTGGGGTTGGCAGGTGCGGGGGCATGGGCGTTGCTGATCAATGGATGGTCGCGGTGGCGGCGTGCCGTTCGGCCCTTTGCCCTGTCGTTCACGCGGGCGTTGCACGTCGGTTGTTCCCTCTCCGGGCTGGTGCTGTTCCTGCTCTTGTGCGTGGACATGGGGTACTACGGCTTCAACCGGCAACATATGGACTTCGTATTTCTGGAGTACCTCGGCGATCTCGTTTCGCCTGCGGCGACGCCGGAGGAGACCAACGTGCAGGCCGTCAAGCAAACCGGCGCGGAGTTGGAGGCCGGTGGAAAGTGGGCCACGCGCGTGGCGCTCTTTCTGGCCGTTCAGGCGATAGGGATCGGTCTGTGGTGGTGGACGTTCTCTGCGGCCGTCGTTCCGGCGCTCTCACGCTGGCGGCTCGGTTCCGGCTTTCAGGCGAACGCCCTCTTGTGTCTTTGTTTGGTCGGCGGTGGAGCCGGATTCCATCCTTCGGGGCCCTACGGCATCAGGATCGCGCATATCGGGAGCACGGTGTATTACACGCTGGCCCAGAATCCGATCCTGTTCGCGAGTGAGGCATTACGAGTGGCCTGGGTGTCGCGTGGGTCGATGGAACGGCGGGCCGGCGCCGAAGCCATGCCATACGAAGAGGCTGTCCGCACTGCACAACGCCTGCTGGGACCGGATGAGTTGTTTGCCGACCAACGGTATCCCCTGGTTCGTTCCATCACGGTTGCTCCGGACAGCATCCGGCTCTCCAAGCCGGCCAATGTCATGATCATATTCCTGGAAGGGTTGGACCGCCGGTATCTCGGACAGGGCTATGGTGAGGTCCGGGGCACGCCGTTTCTGGATCGTCTGAAGGACGACAGCGTCTTTTTTGAAAACTTTTTCTCCAACGGCGTGCAGACATCCAGGGGCCTCTTTGCCACCCTCTGCAGCACCTACCCGCGGCATGGGGCCTCCGCGATGAAGACCCGGTATGCCCATGACTATCTCTGCCTGCCGTCCCTCTTGCAACGTCGAGGCTACAGCACGGACATGGTGATCGGACAGCACCGAGACCTGAATCGGCTCCAAACATTCTTGTCGCGAAACGGCCTGCAACAATTGTTGGATGAGAGCGACTTTCCGCCTGATGCGGAGCGGGCGGGGCTGGGTATCGTGGACGGCGCGCTCTTCGATCTCTGTTATGAGCGGATCAAGCGGCGCCAGGCGGAGGGTAGACCGTTCTTTCTCGCGACCCTCACCTTGACGACGCACCACCCCTTTACGGTTCCGGCACGCCATCCCGAGGTCCGTACGCTTCAACAGCAGGTGCAAGACCAGTATGTGGCGGCGTTACGGTATACGGATCTCGAATTGGAACGGGTGTTCACCAAGTTGGTTCGTGAGGGGCTTCTGCGCAATACGGTCGTCGTGGTCTTGGGCGACCATGGACGGCATGAACCGATCGGGAGCACCGATGTGGAGCGGAAGGCCGGACACTTCGCCTCACCGCTGCTGATCTGGATGGACGAGTCATTGCGCGCGCCGGCCACCTACCGGCCCAGGACGGTCTCGACGGTCGCCAGCCAGGTCGACATCGCGCCGACCCTGCTGGCCTTGAACGGGCTCTTGCCGGCTGTGGCGCCTTTCGCGGGACGCGACCTCACCTGCACGCTTGTGCATGATTGCCTGCCCGACCATGTAGCCTATCTCACGAGTGTCTATGACAATCTGGTCGGGTTGGCCGGTCGCGAAGGGCTGCTCTTGTATTCGTTTCTGACGGAGACGTTTCAAGAGGCCGGTCTGGACTTCGCACCCCTGCCGGACCACCAGGAGGGCGAACGCAGACTCGCCGCCCTCCCGCTATCGGGAGTTGATGGCGTTATATGA
- a CDS encoding Glycosyl transferase, group 1 translates to MASSVRIAIAAWHLKNSNVGIGRYARELIDALGRVDCTNDYRILLPDAEHPFTERPNMQYHTVRVPLFRRRVWEQVASFVAGPYDVLHFPYDSCVAWKRGKFVATIHDAKPLLFPDLRSPTNLNSRIEQWLVGDRWKTIDHVITVSEHSRRDILAHAPLRPDQTTVTPLGLDAGRFQPAAQDREGKPFVFCVAGSDPTKNVGCLVEAFAKLPASLRHRFDLLLAGDVCKRADIRGAVERHGIVAQTKLVGVVSDAELVRYYQQATVFVFPSLYEGFGLPMLEAMGCGCPVICSNVASLPEVAGEAALLIDPRQSGQLAGELTRLLESPVLQATLRARGLARAKEFTWDRTAKQTVAAYETVVGR, encoded by the coding sequence ATGGCGTCATCCGTGAGAATTGCGATTGCCGCCTGGCATCTCAAAAACTCCAACGTCGGGATCGGGCGGTATGCGCGGGAATTGATCGATGCCCTCGGGCGCGTGGATTGCACGAACGACTACCGGATCCTGCTCCCGGACGCAGAGCATCCGTTCACCGAACGTCCGAACATGCAGTATCACACGGTGCGAGTCCCGTTGTTTCGCAGACGTGTCTGGGAACAGGTCGCCTCGTTTGTGGCAGGCCCCTACGATGTGCTGCACTTTCCTTACGACTCCTGTGTCGCTTGGAAGCGCGGGAAGTTTGTCGCCACGATCCACGACGCTAAACCCCTGTTGTTTCCGGATCTCCGTTCCCCGACGAATCTCAACAGCCGCATCGAACAGTGGTTGGTGGGAGATCGCTGGAAGACGATCGATCATGTGATCACCGTGTCGGAACATTCGCGACGCGATATCCTCGCGCATGCGCCGCTTCGTCCTGATCAGACGACCGTGACGCCCCTCGGCCTCGACGCCGGGCGGTTCCAGCCTGCCGCACAGGATCGAGAGGGAAAACCCTTCGTCTTCTGCGTTGCCGGGTCCGATCCGACCAAGAACGTCGGGTGCCTCGTCGAAGCATTTGCGAAGCTCCCCGCATCCCTTCGCCATCGATTCGATCTCTTGTTGGCGGGGGATGTCTGCAAGCGAGCGGACATCCGCGGGGCCGTTGAACGTCATGGTATCGTCGCACAGACCAAGCTAGTGGGTGTGGTGTCGGATGCGGAATTGGTCCGCTATTATCAGCAGGCCACGGTGTTCGTTTTTCCTTCGCTGTACGAAGGGTTCGGCCTTCCTATGTTGGAGGCGATGGGCTGCGGCTGTCCGGTGATCTGTTCAAACGTGGCGTCGTTGCCCGAGGTCGCAGGCGAGGCCGCCTTGCTGATCGATCCGCGTCAGAGCGGACAGTTGGCGGGAGAGCTTACCAGGTTGCTCGAGTCCCCGGTTTTGCAGGCGACGCTCAGGGCGCGCGGCTTGGCCAGGGCGAAAGAGTTTACGTGGGACCGAACGGCGAAACAGACGGTGGCGGCCTATGAGACGGTGGTCGGGCGGTGA
- a CDS encoding ADP-heptose--lipooligosaccharide heptosyltransferase II (D-glycero-beta-D-manno-heptose-1,7-bisphosphate 7-phosphatase) — protein MRKEGIQRIVVRGPNWLGDAVMCEPALSQVRMIFPLADITLLVKPAIADLLAQHPAVNRTLVYDDRGRHAGLTGKWALAGLLRRHRFDLAILFQNAFEAALISFLAGIPRRFGYATDGRGLLLTAPVSVPSRSSRKHQVEYYWGLLKSLGVQGAPPAPRLFVTPEESVAIGRRLADAGIGASDLVIGLNPGSTYGQAKRWLPDRYAEVVNRVAQEARAQAGVGVGVVILGAKGEEVLGQAIARQVKARTVVCSGRTTVRELMALVKRCQLFLTNDTGPMHVAAAFKVPLVAVFGPTDWQTTSPFGVGAKLVRQPVSCAPCLLRECPIDHRCMTGVTVEQVYGAAAQHLPLIAPPVEAARCNVVSESLAGVTVFLDRDGTLNEDTGYVKSPDEMKLLPGVGSALVRLKQAGARLVVVTNQSGVGRGYFTSTDLEAIHARLRSLLAGDGVVLDGLYVCPHHPDDRCHCRKPARAMVDRAIAELQVDVSRSYVIGDSARDVELAKQVGAQSLLVMTGPSGTEALADLTARGLPPDHVAEALPQAVEWILAHALRGRHSAGARP, from the coding sequence ATGCGTAAGGAAGGGATTCAGCGCATCGTCGTCCGCGGGCCGAACTGGCTGGGGGACGCGGTGATGTGCGAGCCTGCCTTGAGCCAGGTACGGATGATATTCCCGCTGGCCGACATCACGTTGCTGGTGAAGCCGGCGATCGCCGACCTGTTGGCGCAGCATCCGGCGGTGAATCGGACGTTGGTGTACGACGATCGAGGACGCCATGCCGGCCTGACGGGGAAATGGGCCCTGGCGGGTCTGTTGCGCCGCCATCGATTCGACCTGGCCATTTTGTTTCAGAATGCGTTTGAAGCGGCCTTGATCAGTTTCCTTGCAGGCATCCCACGGCGCTTCGGTTATGCCACGGACGGCAGAGGTCTGTTGCTGACGGCCCCGGTCTCCGTACCATCCAGGAGCAGTCGGAAACATCAGGTCGAATATTATTGGGGGTTGTTGAAGTCTCTTGGAGTCCAGGGTGCTCCGCCCGCGCCACGTCTTTTTGTCACGCCGGAAGAATCTGTCGCGATCGGCAGGCGCTTGGCCGACGCAGGGATCGGTGCGTCTGATCTCGTCATCGGTCTGAATCCCGGTTCGACCTACGGCCAGGCCAAGCGCTGGTTGCCGGACCGCTATGCGGAAGTCGTCAATCGCGTCGCGCAAGAGGCGCGGGCTCAAGCGGGGGTCGGAGTCGGGGTGGTCATCCTGGGTGCCAAGGGCGAAGAAGTGTTGGGGCAGGCCATCGCCCGGCAGGTCAAGGCTCGCACGGTCGTCTGTTCCGGTCGGACGACGGTGCGGGAGTTGATGGCGCTGGTGAAACGTTGCCAGTTGTTTCTGACCAACGATACGGGGCCCATGCATGTGGCGGCGGCGTTCAAGGTTCCGCTGGTGGCCGTCTTCGGTCCGACCGACTGGCAGACGACATCGCCGTTCGGAGTCGGCGCCAAGCTGGTCCGGCAACCGGTCTCCTGCGCGCCCTGCCTGCTGCGGGAATGTCCGATCGACCATCGCTGCATGACCGGTGTGACGGTGGAACAGGTGTATGGTGCGGCGGCGCAGCACCTGCCGCTCATTGCTCCTCCGGTCGAAGCGGCCCGGTGCAATGTTGTGTCCGAGTCGCTCGCGGGGGTTACCGTATTTTTGGATCGTGACGGCACGTTGAATGAGGATACCGGTTACGTCAAATCACCCGATGAAATGAAATTACTGCCGGGAGTGGGATCGGCTCTGGTCAGGCTCAAGCAGGCCGGCGCGCGTCTGGTCGTCGTGACGAATCAGTCCGGCGTGGGCAGGGGCTACTTTACCTCCACGGATCTCGAGGCCATCCATGCCAGGCTCCGGTCGTTGTTAGCGGGGGACGGCGTCGTGCTGGACGGGTTATATGTGTGCCCGCACCACCCGGACGATCGATGCCATTGCCGCAAGCCCGCCCGGGCTATGGTCGATCGGGCCATCGCTGAATTGCAGGTGGACGTGAGCCGTTCCTACGTCATCGGGGACAGCGCCCGCGATGTCGAGTTGGCGAAACAGGTGGGCGCGCAGAGCCTGCTGGTCATGACCGGGCCATCGGGAACGGAGGCCCTGGCCGATCTGACGGCCCGTGGCCTTCCGCCGGACCATGTGGCGGAGGCCTTGCCCCAAGCGGTTGAATGGATCCTCGCCCATGCGCTGCGCGGGCGACACAGCGCCGGCGCACGTCCCTGA